A single window of Apodemus sylvaticus chromosome 4, mApoSyl1.1, whole genome shotgun sequence DNA harbors:
- the LOC127682627 gene encoding guanylate-binding protein 5-like isoform X3, translating into MAPEIHMSEPMCLIGNTEEHLVINQEALRILSAITQPVVVVAIVGLYRTGKSYLMNKLAGKERGFSIGSTVQSHTKGIWMWCVPHPQKPDHTLVLLDTEGLGDMEKVDKKNDTQIFALAILLSSTFVYNTMNKIDQEAIDLLHNVTELTDLLLTRNSPDPNQSEETADISFYPDLVWTLRDFFLGLKINGQAITSDEYLENSLKLKEGTDERTQTFNLPRLCIQKFFPVKKCFVFDSPARGSKLSQLQTLSDDELNPDFVQDLSEFCSHIFTHSKTKTLPGGIQVNGPRLESLVLTYVDAINSGALPSMENTVVTLVRRENSAAVQKAIVHYDQLMSQRVQLPTETLQELLDLHRTCEQEALGIFRKHSFKDDDQCFQKELESLLSAKQDELCKKNVDASADLCSTLLQSIFKPLEQEVAQGVYAKPEGHSLFLQRMEQLKAQYRQRPGKGTQAEEVLQEYLNAKEPVSNTILQTDQALTAKERQRKEEQARAEAALAETRRLEALHIQEEQRRAEQQRRHQEQLRQIEAERAKLQEEQRRIQEQKAQEEAARIKAEQEAQFRALIQQYRDTGRVTYPRSKDCFIS; encoded by the exons ATGGCCCCGGAGATTCACATGTCAGAACCCATGTGTCTCATTGGGAACACGGAGGAACACCTGGTGATTAACCAGGAAGCCCTGAGGATCCTGTCAGCCATCACAcagccagtggtggtggtggccattGTGGGCCTTTACCGCACAGGCAAATCCTACCTGATGAACAAGCtggctgggaaggagagag GCTTTTCCATTGGCTCCACTGTGCAGTCTCACACCAAGGGGATCTGGATGTGGtgtgtgccccacccccagaagCCAGACCACACTTTGGTTCTGCTTGACACTGAGGGCCTGGGGGACATGGAGAAG GTTGATAAAAAGAATGATACTCAGATCTTCGCACTGGCAATCCTTCTCAGCAGCACCTTCGTATacaacaccatgaacaaaattgACCAGGAGGCTATTGATCTACTGCA CAATGTGACAGAACTGACAGACCTGCTCCTGACAAGAAACTCCCCTGATCCTAATCAAAGTGAGGAAACTGCTGACATAAGCTTCTACCCAGACTTGGTGTGGACTCTGAGAGATTTCTTCCTGGGCTTGAAAATCAATGGGCAGGCCATCACCTCAGATGAATATCTGGAGAATTCACTGAAGCTGAAGGAAG GTACTGATGAAAGAACCCAAACTTTCAATCTACCCCGCCTGTGCATCCAGAAGTTCTTCCCTGTaaagaaatgctttgtttttGACTCTCCTGCTCGTGGAAGTAAGCTTTCCCAGCTTCAAACACTCAGCGATGATGAGCTGAACCCTGATTTTGTGCAGGACCTTTCAGAATTCTGTTCTCACATCTTCACCCATTCTAAGACCAAGACTCTTCCAGGAGGCATCCAGGTCAATGGACCTC GTCTCGAAAGCCTGGTGCTGACTTATGTCGATGCCATCAACAGTGGGGCTCTGCCTTCCATGGAGAACACAGTGGTAACCTTGGTcaggagagagaactcagcagcAGTGCAAAAGGCCATTGTTCACTATGACCAGCTGATGAGCCAGAGGGTGCAGCTGCCCACAGAGACTCTCCAGGAGCTGCTGGACCTGCACAGGACCTGTGAGCAGGAGGCCCTAGGAATCTTCAGGAAGCATTCTTTCAAGGATGACGACCAATGTTTCCAGAAAGAATTGGag AGCCTACTAAGTGCAAAGCAGGATGAGCTTTGTAAGAAGAACGTGGATGCTTCTGCAGACCTCTGTTCAACCCTACTTCAGAGTATTTTTAAGCCTCTGGAACAGGAAGTGGCACAGGGGGTCTATGCTAAACCAGAAGGCCACAGTCTCTTCCTTCAGAGGATGGAACAGCTAAAGGCACAGTACCGTCAGCGGCCAGGGAAGGGGACACAG GCTGAGGAAGTGCTGCAGGAATACTTGAATGCCAAAGAACCAGTGAGCAACACAATTCTACAAACAGACCAGGCTCTCACGGCcaaggagaggcagaggaaag aggaACAAGCAAGAGCAGAGGCTGCCCTGGCTGAAACACGGAGGCTGGAGGCTCTTCACATCCAGGAAGAGCAaaggagagcagagcagcagaGAAGGCATCAAGAGCAACTGAGGCAGATAGAGGCTGAGAGGGCAAAGTTACAGGAAGAGCAGCGGAGGATCCAGGAGCAGAAGGCCCAG GAAGAGGCTGCAAGGATCAAGGCAGAGCAGGAAGCTCAATTCAGAGCACTTATACAACAGTACAGAGACACCGGGCGAGTGACCTACCCCAGATCTAAAGACTGTTTTATAAGTTAA
- the LOC127682627 gene encoding guanylate-binding protein 5-like isoform X2 — translation MAPEIHMSEPMCLIGNTEEHLVINQEALRILSAITQPVVVVAIVGLYRTGKSYLMNKLAGKERGFSIGSTVQSHTKGIWMWCVPHPQKPDHTLVLLDTEGLGDMEKVDKKNDTQIFALAILLSSTFVYNTMNKIDQEAIDLLHNVTELTDLLLTRNSPDPNQSEETADISFYPDLVWTLRDFFLGLKINGQAITSDEYLENSLKLKEGTDERTQTFNLPRLCIQKFFPVKKCFVFDSPARGSKLSQLQTLSDDELNPDFVQDLSEFCSHIFTHSKTKTLPGGIQVNGPRLESLVLTYVDAINSGALPSMENTVVTLVRRENSAAVQKAIVHYDQLMSQRVQLPTETLQELLDLHRTCEQEALGIFRKHSFKDDDQCFQKELESLLSAKQDELCKKNVDASADLCSTLLQSIFKPLEQEVAQGVYAKPEGHSLFLQRMEQLKAQYRQRPGKGTQAEEVLQEYLNAKEPVSNTILQTDQALTAKERQRKEEQARAEAALAETRRLEALHIQEEQRRAEQQRRHQEQLRQIEAERAKLQEEQRRIQEQKAQEEAARIEAEKEAEHRARQQKRDAMRELSHHHHRHNDCIVL, via the exons ATGGCCCCGGAGATTCACATGTCAGAACCCATGTGTCTCATTGGGAACACGGAGGAACACCTGGTGATTAACCAGGAAGCCCTGAGGATCCTGTCAGCCATCACAcagccagtggtggtggtggccattGTGGGCCTTTACCGCACAGGCAAATCCTACCTGATGAACAAGCtggctgggaaggagagag GCTTTTCCATTGGCTCCACTGTGCAGTCTCACACCAAGGGGATCTGGATGTGGtgtgtgccccacccccagaagCCAGACCACACTTTGGTTCTGCTTGACACTGAGGGCCTGGGGGACATGGAGAAG GTTGATAAAAAGAATGATACTCAGATCTTCGCACTGGCAATCCTTCTCAGCAGCACCTTCGTATacaacaccatgaacaaaattgACCAGGAGGCTATTGATCTACTGCA CAATGTGACAGAACTGACAGACCTGCTCCTGACAAGAAACTCCCCTGATCCTAATCAAAGTGAGGAAACTGCTGACATAAGCTTCTACCCAGACTTGGTGTGGACTCTGAGAGATTTCTTCCTGGGCTTGAAAATCAATGGGCAGGCCATCACCTCAGATGAATATCTGGAGAATTCACTGAAGCTGAAGGAAG GTACTGATGAAAGAACCCAAACTTTCAATCTACCCCGCCTGTGCATCCAGAAGTTCTTCCCTGTaaagaaatgctttgtttttGACTCTCCTGCTCGTGGAAGTAAGCTTTCCCAGCTTCAAACACTCAGCGATGATGAGCTGAACCCTGATTTTGTGCAGGACCTTTCAGAATTCTGTTCTCACATCTTCACCCATTCTAAGACCAAGACTCTTCCAGGAGGCATCCAGGTCAATGGACCTC GTCTCGAAAGCCTGGTGCTGACTTATGTCGATGCCATCAACAGTGGGGCTCTGCCTTCCATGGAGAACACAGTGGTAACCTTGGTcaggagagagaactcagcagcAGTGCAAAAGGCCATTGTTCACTATGACCAGCTGATGAGCCAGAGGGTGCAGCTGCCCACAGAGACTCTCCAGGAGCTGCTGGACCTGCACAGGACCTGTGAGCAGGAGGCCCTAGGAATCTTCAGGAAGCATTCTTTCAAGGATGACGACCAATGTTTCCAGAAAGAATTGGag AGCCTACTAAGTGCAAAGCAGGATGAGCTTTGTAAGAAGAACGTGGATGCTTCTGCAGACCTCTGTTCAACCCTACTTCAGAGTATTTTTAAGCCTCTGGAACAGGAAGTGGCACAGGGGGTCTATGCTAAACCAGAAGGCCACAGTCTCTTCCTTCAGAGGATGGAACAGCTAAAGGCACAGTACCGTCAGCGGCCAGGGAAGGGGACACAG GCTGAGGAAGTGCTGCAGGAATACTTGAATGCCAAAGAACCAGTGAGCAACACAATTCTACAAACAGACCAGGCTCTCACGGCcaaggagaggcagaggaaag aggaACAAGCAAGAGCAGAGGCTGCCCTGGCTGAAACACGGAGGCTGGAGGCTCTTCACATCCAGGAAGAGCAaaggagagcagagcagcagaGAAGGCATCAAGAGCAACTGAGGCAGATAGAGGCTGAGAGGGCAAAGTTACAGGAAGAGCAGCGGAGGATCCAGGAGCAGAAGGCCCAG